From Aedes albopictus strain Foshan chromosome 1, AalbF5, whole genome shotgun sequence, one genomic window encodes:
- the LOC109425487 gene encoding uncharacterized protein LOC109425487 has product MDLNQLTPEEIDFELLLRNTTGIRGKNLEWKISRLQQLLDSEQDGSPAPRYSSHVVSDMDSIYHCQTTISPIFHALNAAFKQQNEAQVTSLRSRLLHYKFRLSLITEATILDEAKKSLTKICNALHQIDEFLNDKNIEHQSDTKDPEDLPSDPETLKRLKIAQLQSSIDEADKQQKVLQQELQRTIQDGQIPQRSPDQDNVFSTLQQQQQSHMQQQNPNPTKSQQQHGLTQQYSQEILDPLQHPTLSGQHQQQQTEQSQQRGFQPEQRLHLLLNQMQLQQQQLEQQLRQEQQRRQQLEWQLQHQQHQQSVAAVQQQANYAPNYTYGSISGYWGPQNQRESGIAQEPQRTGLTPPVGVPSRPNTPRSSNQPANSNRFLQPVHKWPFEYAGENNIVKLGEFLNQVNTYAVTEGMDDQALLRSIKHLLKGRALQWYTRSYLDLTTWEIFKAEIKQEFLPPNYSEIVKQDLYLRFQGPNEPFTNFYRDLVAAFEIIDPPITESEKLFILKSHLNSDFSPIASASRSGSVRELVSVCKDFEVSRSYAIRGRASTAARTPGSRPEVSAFQRPAPNRIDRNPVNNVNRFPMNRQPFGIAQVNMMELNQDNEEDLDLGNIREREAFQQDIALRNELAMNVVEEVNAMRTQNDWRARPADNILEVPVRESSNRDLATAVVCWQCDSPGHTYLRCPNPKRFLFCYSCGKKGCTTRNCDACILRWRQLETQNAPQVPGNRNWENPQ; this is encoded by the coding sequence ATGGATCTGAACCAGCTGACCCCGGAGGAGATTGATTTCGAGCTCCTGTTACGAAACACGACGGGAATTCGAGGAAAGAACTTGGAATGGAAGATTTCGCGGCTGCAACAGCTGCTGGACAGTGAGCAGGATGGATCACCGGCACCAAGGTATTCATCGCATGTGGTTTCGGACATGGACAGCATTTACCACTGCCAAACAACAATTTCGCCGATTTTCCACGCTCTCAATGCAGCTTTTAAGCAGCAAAATGAAGCACAGGTGACTTCGTTGCGATCGAGACTACTGCACTACAAATTCAGGCTCTCGCTTATAACCGAAGCCACGATTTTGGACGAAGCCAAAAAATCGTTGACAAAGATTTGCAACGCTCTGCACCAAATTGACGAGTTCCTGAACGACAAAAACATAGAACACCAGAGCGACACAAAGGATCCGGAAGATCTTCCAAGCGACCCGGAGACACTGAAGCGGCTAAAGATCGCACAGCTGCAATCGAGCATCGACGAGGCAGATAAGCAGCAAAAGGTGTTACAACAAGAGCTTCAACGAACGATACAGGATGGGCAGATTCCTCAGCGATCACCAGATCAGGACAACGTGTTTTCGACgctgcagcaacaacaacaatctCACATGCAACAACAGAACCCGAATCCAACAAAATCACAGCAGCAACACGGTTTGACTCAGCAATATTCGCAAGAGATTCTCGATCCGCTTCAGCATCCAACACTCTCAGGACAACATCAACAGCAGCAAACAGAACAATCACAACAGCGAGGTTTCCAACCAGAGCAGCGCCTACATTTGTTGCTGAATCAAATGCAGTTGCAGCAACAACAACTAGAACAACAGCTGCGGCAGGAGCAGCAGAGGCGGCAGCAGCTGGAATGGCAGTTACAACACCAACAGCACCAACAAAGCGTGGCAGCAGTGCAACAGCAGGCGAACTATGCGCCAAACTATACCTATGGATCCATTTCGGGATACTGGGGTCCTCAAAACCAGAGAGAGTCTGGAATAGCCCAGGAACCACAACGAACCGGCCTTACTCCACCGGTAGGAGTTCCGTCCAGACCCAACACACCCAGATCATCCAATCAACCGGCCAATTCTAATCGATTCTTACAACCAGTGCACAAATGGCCTTTTGAATACGCCGGCGAGAACAACATAGTAAAGCTGGGAGAGTTCTTAAATCAGGTAAACACTTACGCGGTCACAGAGGGCATGGACGATCAAGCCCTGCTTCGTTCCATCAAGCATTTACTGAAGGGTCGGGCTCTTCAGTGGTACACGCGGTCATACCTCGACCTTACGACATGGGAGATCTTTAAGGCTGAAATCAAACAAGAGTTTCTGCCTCCCAACTACTCCGAGATTGTAAAACAGGATCTGTACTTGCGTTTCCAAGGTCCAAACGAACCCTTTACGAACTTCTACAGAGATCTAGTAGCGGCCTTCGAGATCATAGATCCTCCAATAACTGAATCCGAGAAATTGTTTATCTTGAAATCCCACCTGAACTCAGACTTCTCACCAATCGCTTCAGCATCCCGCTCTGGCAGCGTGCGAGAATTAGTATCAGTTTGCAAGGATTTTGAAGTCTCACGCTCCTATGCCATACGGGGACGTGCTTCTACAGCAGCGCGAACACCAGGCTCTCGACCGGAAGTCTCAGCGTTTCAGCGACCAGCACCTAATCGAATCGATCGCAATCCAGTCAACAACGTGAATCGCTTCCCCATGAACAGACAACCGTTTGGGATAGCGCAAGTCAACATGATGGAGCTGAACCAAGACAACGAGGAAGATCTGGATTTGGGAAACATCAGAGAGCGAGAGGCATTCCAACAGGACATTGCTCTTCGAAATGAATTGGCAATGAATGTGGTTGAAGAAGTGAACGCAATGCGAACACAAAACGACTGGAGAGCAAGGCCAGCGGACAACATTTTGGAGGTTCCAGTAAGAGAAAGCAGCAACAGAGACTTGGCGACGGCGGTCGTATGCTGGCAATGTGATAGTCCCGGTCACACCTACCTAAGATGCCCAAATCCAAAGCGTTTCCTATTCTGTTATAGCTGTGGAAAGAAGGGTTGCACCACACGCAATTGTGATGCCTGCATCCTTCGCTGGAGGCAGTTGGAGACACAGAACGCCCCTCAGGTTCCGGGAAACCGAAACTGGGAGAACCCGCAGTAA